One part of the Thermodesulfobacteriota bacterium genome encodes these proteins:
- a CDS encoding metallophosphoesterase — protein sequence MNSTSKFFFTADEHYGHANIIKYCNRPFTSVDEMDAQIIRRHNEMVGPKDVVVHAGDFTLSKKPFAENYIRQLNGTHIFLKGSHDYWLKKSATVIWEKEIEGFYVVVCHFAMRAWPRSHYNSWQLYGHSHGKLPPIGKQWDIGVDNNDFYPVSFNKVREIMQNRPDNPNFVGNKPA from the coding sequence ATGAACTCTACCTCCAAATTCTTTTTTACTGCTGATGAACACTACGGGCACGCAAACATCATCAAGTATTGTAACCGCCCTTTCACCTCGGTTGATGAAATGGATGCGCAAATTATCCGCCGCCACAATGAAATGGTCGGACCGAAGGATGTTGTGGTTCATGCAGGAGACTTTACCCTTTCTAAAAAACCTTTTGCCGAAAATTACATTCGGCAGCTTAACGGAACGCATATTTTTCTGAAAGGCAGTCACGATTATTGGCTGAAAAAGTCAGCCACAGTCATCTGGGAGAAGGAAATAGAAGGGTTTTATGTGGTTGTATGTCATTTCGCCATGCGTGCCTGGCCTCGGTCACACTACAACAGCTGGCAGCTATACGGTCATTCCCACGGCAAACTGCCGCCAATCGGCAAGCAATGGGACATCGGGGTTGATAATAACGATTTTTATCCGGTTAGCTTCAATAAAGTTCGCGAAATTATGCAGAATAGACCAGACAACCCAAATTTTGTGGGGAATAAACCTGCCTGA
- a CDS encoding helix-turn-helix domain-containing protein, translated as MDQKKKKNLESKGYKVESVEEFLGLSREESEFIELKLALSQALTKRRKQKKMTQAQLAKMLKSSQSRVAKIEKGDPSVSVDLLIKSLLAMGADKKSIARAIT; from the coding sequence ATGGATCAGAAAAAAAAGAAAAATTTAGAATCTAAAGGGTATAAGGTCGAATCTGTGGAAGAGTTTCTTGGACTGAGTAGAGAAGAATCGGAATTCATCGAGCTGAAACTGGCACTCAGCCAGGCGCTGACAAAACGCCGCAAACAAAAAAAAATGACACAGGCACAGTTAGCCAAGATGCTGAAATCCAGCCAGTCAAGGGTCGCCAAAATTGAAAAGGGAGATCCGAGCGTTTCTGTGGACCTTCTTATCAAATCCTTGCTGGCTATGGGTGCCGACAAAAAAAGCATCGCCAGAGCGATCACCTGA
- a CDS encoding type II toxin-antitoxin system RelE/ParE family toxin, which translates to MSSNDKPLVWMHGEVTTPPFSSNARIETGYLLRQIQKGIKLSLPKSRPMPSIGTRCHELRINDENLTWRIMYRIYTDAILIIDVFEKKTNKTPKSIIAICKQRIKRYEKDVKEWEK; encoded by the coding sequence ATGAGTTCAAATGACAAACCGCTGGTATGGATGCATGGTGAGGTCACGACTCCGCCCTTTTCTTCAAACGCTCGAATAGAAACGGGATACTTATTACGGCAAATTCAAAAAGGCATAAAATTATCTTTACCAAAATCACGCCCAATGCCGTCAATCGGAACTCGGTGTCATGAGTTAAGAATAAATGATGAAAATTTGACGTGGCGAATAATGTATCGAATCTATACCGATGCGATTTTGATCATAGATGTTTTTGAAAAAAAGACAAACAAAACCCCAAAATCGATTATTGCTATTTGCAAACAAAGAATCAAACGCTATGAAAAAGATGTTAAAGAATGGGAAAAATAA
- the secG gene encoding preprotein translocase subunit SecG, with protein MSLILIIVHVVVCVALIMIVLLQTGKGADMGAAFGGGSSQTLFGSTGASTFLSKATTIAAIIFMVTSLWLAYNSSHKKGSSIMKDAKAPIEQKSAPEKSGEAK; from the coding sequence ATGTCACTTATACTTATTATCGTCCATGTGGTTGTTTGTGTTGCTCTTATTATGATTGTGTTGCTCCAGACCGGTAAAGGCGCTGATATGGGCGCTGCTTTTGGCGGTGGGTCCAGTCAAACGCTTTTCGGCTCAACAGGGGCATCCACTTTTCTTAGTAAAGCAACCACTATCGCTGCCATCATATTTATGGTGACCTCTCTGTGGCTGGCCTATAACTCCAGCCATAAGAAAGGCAGCTCTATTATGAAGGACGCCAAAGCTCCAATTGAGCAAAAGTCTGCCCCTGAGAAGTCGGGTGAAGCAAAATAG
- the tpiA gene encoding triose-phosphate isomerase, whose amino-acid sequence MNSRRPLIAGNWKMYKTCAEAVETSRNLVKLVAGAKDVDIMIAPQFTALAPVSEVVRDSLVSLGGQNLFWEKEGAYTGEISAEMLLAAGCSHVIIGHSERRQYFAETDDTVNKKISSAINGQLIPVFCVGETEKERELKETFSVLDKQMTIGLKSFSSDQLEKLVVAYEPVWAIGTGKTATADQAQEVHQFLRSLLAKIFGASFSQSIRILYGGSVKPENISELMAMPDIDGALVGGASLDAETFSKIVLFKTQ is encoded by the coding sequence ATGAATAGTCGCAGACCCCTTATCGCTGGAAACTGGAAGATGTATAAAACCTGTGCTGAAGCTGTGGAAACTTCCCGGAATCTGGTAAAGCTGGTGGCAGGTGCCAAAGATGTTGATATTATGATTGCACCTCAGTTTACCGCCCTTGCGCCTGTATCTGAAGTTGTCAGGGACAGCCTGGTTTCACTGGGAGGGCAGAACCTCTTCTGGGAAAAAGAAGGCGCCTATACCGGTGAAATTTCAGCCGAAATGCTCTTGGCGGCCGGCTGCAGCCACGTGATTATTGGTCATTCCGAGCGACGCCAGTATTTTGCGGAGACGGATGATACGGTCAATAAAAAAATAAGCTCTGCAATAAATGGACAGCTCATTCCTGTTTTTTGCGTGGGAGAAACCGAAAAAGAACGGGAATTAAAAGAAACTTTTTCTGTGCTTGACAAACAGATGACAATAGGGTTAAAAAGTTTTTCTTCTGACCAGTTGGAAAAACTTGTGGTTGCATACGAACCGGTTTGGGCAATCGGAACGGGGAAAACCGCAACCGCAGACCAGGCACAGGAGGTTCATCAATTTTTACGCTCCTTGCTGGCAAAAATATTTGGAGCTTCCTTTTCCCAATCGATCAGAATATTGTATGGAGGGAGCGTCAAGCCGGAAAATATTTCAGAGCTCATGGCAATGCCCGATATTGATGGCGCGCTTGTAGGAGGCGCCAGCCTTGATGCGGAAACTTTCAGTAAAATTGTTTTGTTTAAAACTCAATAA
- the gap gene encoding type I glyceraldehyde-3-phosphate dehydrogenase codes for MSVKIGINGFGRIGRIVFRAALNHPDIEVVAINDLTDSTTMAHLLKYDSVHGKLDMNISAKDDSIEVDGKSVAITSIKDPEKLRWNDFGVEIAAECTGLFRDRESASKHLTAGARKVIISAPAGNPDITIVMGVNSNSYDPRQHNIISNASCTTNCLAPVAKVLLENFGIKCGLMTTIHSYTGDQRILDFPHKDLRRARAAALSMIPTTTGAAKAVSLVLPELSGKLNGLSIRVPTPNVSIVDLVAYIEKSGITVSDINDALKKASEESLAGILGYSDIPLVSTDYNGSPLSSIVDAPTTYVIDNMVKVLSWYDNEAGYSNRMVDLAAMVGAQL; via the coding sequence ATGAGCGTAAAAATTGGTATCAACGGCTTTGGGAGGATAGGACGTATTGTGTTTAGGGCTGCACTGAATCACCCTGATATTGAAGTAGTGGCCATTAACGATCTTACGGATTCAACCACCATGGCTCACCTTTTAAAATACGACTCTGTTCATGGCAAACTCGATATGAATATTTCTGCTAAGGATGATTCAATTGAGGTTGATGGAAAATCGGTTGCCATTACGTCGATCAAGGACCCTGAAAAACTCCGTTGGAATGATTTCGGGGTTGAAATTGCCGCCGAATGTACCGGATTGTTTCGAGACCGTGAAAGTGCATCCAAACACCTGACCGCAGGCGCCCGAAAAGTAATCATTTCAGCACCAGCCGGTAATCCTGACATTACTATTGTCATGGGCGTAAACTCAAATTCCTATGACCCCAGACAACATAATATTATCTCCAATGCTTCCTGCACCACCAACTGTCTCGCGCCTGTGGCCAAAGTACTTCTGGAAAATTTCGGTATAAAGTGCGGGCTTATGACAACGATACACTCGTATACCGGAGACCAGCGTATTCTTGACTTCCCCCATAAAGATCTTCGACGTGCCAGAGCCGCAGCGCTTTCCATGATTCCGACCACAACCGGTGCTGCCAAAGCCGTTTCTCTGGTGCTTCCGGAGCTATCAGGAAAACTCAACGGTTTATCCATTCGCGTTCCAACACCCAATGTGTCCATCGTTGACCTGGTCGCCTACATTGAAAAATCAGGCATCACGGTCTCAGATATCAACGATGCCCTGAAAAAAGCCAGCGAAGAATCACTTGCCGGAATTCTTGGTTACAGTGATATACCACTGGTTTCTACCGATTATAATGGCTCACCATTATCATCCATTGTGGACGCCCCCACCACATACGTCATAGATAATATGGTAAAAGTGCTCTCATGGTATGATAATGAAGCCGGTTACTCGAACAGAATGGTTGATTTAGCGGCAATGGTAGGGGCTCAATTGTAA
- a CDS encoding PTS fructose transporter subunit IIA, giving the protein MIGIVIVTHSRLGSAFIEASEFIIGSTPEATVSVSIDLNENVDKLREKIAAGIKKVNRKEGVLILTDMFGGTPSNLSYSFLEEGHIEVISGVNLPILIKAVNTRKKMGLSELAATLETFGKKSISLASGILKGNKRS; this is encoded by the coding sequence ATGATAGGTATCGTCATCGTCACACACAGCCGGCTCGGGTCTGCATTCATTGAAGCTTCTGAATTCATTATAGGCAGCACACCCGAAGCGACTGTTTCCGTTTCAATAGACTTGAATGAAAATGTAGATAAATTACGGGAAAAAATTGCCGCAGGAATAAAAAAGGTGAACAGAAAAGAAGGCGTGCTGATTTTAACGGATATGTTTGGAGGTACGCCTTCAAATTTAAGCTATTCCTTTCTTGAAGAAGGGCACATTGAAGTCATATCCGGCGTAAACCTTCCTATTCTGATAAAGGCGGTAAATACTCGCAAAAAGATGGGGCTGAGTGAGCTTGCCGCCACCCTGGAAACTTTCGGCAAAAAAAGTATATCCCTTGCCAGTGGTATTTTAAAAGGAAATAAGCGAAGCTAA
- the rapZ gene encoding RNase adapter RapZ → MKNLKIFIITGLSGSGKSTAIAAFEDAHFYCVDNMPVALLPKFLELPIENDLEITGLAFVMDLREKGFLSKYVPVFESLKKKGYKFEIIFLEADEEILLQRYNQTRRQHPFSQGKSLIDGIKAEKKALAGLKKASDSVINTSGYNVHELKSIILLIAQKAIKPASMRINILSFGFKYGIPLDANLVVDVRFLANPYFIPDLKELHGETQEVKDYVLNNDETRLFLKKYIDFIDYLIPLYEKEQKAYLTVAVGCTGGRHRSVAIARYIFDHISKARNQIEVKHRDINR, encoded by the coding sequence GTGAAAAACCTGAAAATTTTCATTATTACAGGGCTTTCAGGTTCAGGGAAAAGTACCGCTATTGCCGCATTTGAAGATGCTCATTTTTATTGCGTTGACAACATGCCGGTCGCACTTCTCCCCAAGTTCCTGGAATTGCCTATAGAAAACGACCTTGAAATTACAGGCCTTGCTTTTGTCATGGATTTGAGGGAAAAAGGCTTTCTTTCCAAGTACGTGCCTGTGTTTGAATCACTAAAGAAAAAAGGTTATAAATTTGAAATAATTTTTCTGGAAGCTGACGAAGAAATACTATTACAACGCTATAACCAGACAAGGAGGCAACATCCCTTTTCTCAAGGCAAAAGCCTTATAGACGGCATCAAGGCGGAAAAGAAAGCCCTTGCGGGACTTAAAAAAGCAAGTGACAGCGTCATCAACACATCCGGTTATAATGTCCACGAGCTCAAGTCCATTATTTTACTCATCGCACAAAAAGCCATAAAACCTGCGTCCATGCGGATAAACATACTTTCGTTCGGTTTCAAGTATGGCATTCCTCTAGACGCCAACCTGGTTGTTGATGTCCGCTTTCTGGCAAATCCATATTTTATTCCTGACCTTAAAGAACTGCATGGTGAAACACAGGAAGTAAAAGATTATGTACTTAATAATGACGAAACTCGGCTATTTTTAAAAAAATATATTGATTTTATTGACTATTTAATTCCTTTGTATGAAAAAGAACAGAAAGCCTATCTAACAGTTGCGGTTGGCTGCACCGGTGGCCGTCACCGTTCAGTGGCCATTGCGCGATATATTTTTGATCATATCAGCAAAGCCCGAAATCAGATTGAGGTCAAGCACAGAGATATTAACCGATAG
- a CDS encoding PTS sugar transporter subunit IIA encodes MKILDVLQNEAIISDLKSQDKKGILEELVAPIARITGVSHKDLVRVLMDREQLGSTGIGGGIGIPHGKLKQLESLALGFGLSRKGVDFESMDNQPTHIFFLLVTPENSTGLHLKMLARISRILKHDQIKEKLLNAGNTDEILSIIKEEDEDF; translated from the coding sequence ATGAAAATTCTTGACGTTCTGCAAAATGAAGCGATCATCAGTGACTTGAAATCACAGGATAAAAAAGGAATCCTTGAGGAGCTGGTTGCTCCGATCGCCCGTATTACCGGAGTAAGCCATAAGGATCTTGTACGGGTTCTAATGGATAGAGAACAACTTGGAAGTACAGGCATAGGTGGAGGTATCGGAATACCCCACGGGAAATTAAAACAGCTCGAATCACTTGCGCTTGGGTTCGGCTTGAGCCGAAAAGGTGTTGACTTTGAATCGATGGATAATCAACCGACTCATATATTTTTCCTTCTAGTCACACCGGAAAATTCAACAGGTCTCCATTTAAAGATGCTCGCCCGAATTTCCAGAATCCTAAAACATGATCAAATTAAAGAAAAACTTCTGAACGCTGGAAACACTGATGAAATCTTGTCCATCATCAAGGAAGAGGATGAGGACTTTTAG
- the raiA gene encoding ribosome-associated translation inhibitor RaiA, with translation MQTSVTFKNLDPSENLRSYVADKLDRFDRLLNNPAEAKVVLSVEKFRHIAEVNIIGDKLNINGKEETNDMYSAIDMVLDKLEKQIKRSKQKIRGRRKNSQARAKRTIADETASFEDEAEGQIKIKNIEYKPMDIEEAVLQLDLVSYNFLVFTNSRTEKINVLYHRKDGHLGLIQPSN, from the coding sequence ATGCAAACATCTGTAACATTTAAAAACCTTGACCCTTCTGAAAATTTAAGATCCTATGTAGCGGACAAACTGGATCGTTTTGACAGGTTGCTTAATAATCCTGCGGAAGCCAAGGTCGTTCTTTCCGTTGAAAAGTTTCGTCACATTGCTGAGGTTAACATAATCGGTGACAAACTGAATATAAACGGCAAAGAAGAAACAAACGACATGTATTCAGCCATAGATATGGTCTTGGATAAACTTGAAAAACAGATAAAAAGAAGTAAACAGAAAATCAGGGGGCGTCGAAAAAACTCACAGGCAAGAGCAAAAAGAACCATTGCAGATGAAACAGCTTCTTTTGAAGACGAAGCTGAAGGGCAGATTAAAATAAAAAATATCGAATATAAACCGATGGATATAGAAGAGGCGGTTTTGCAGCTCGATCTGGTAAGTTATAATTTTCTCGTATTTACAAATTCAAGAACGGAAAAAATAAACGTACTTTATCATCGAAAAGACGGCCATCTCGGGCTTATTCAGCCCAGCAATTAG
- the rpoN gene encoding RNA polymerase factor sigma-54, with translation MALELRQQLKLTQQLIMTPQLQMAIKLLQLSRQELVDTVRQELEENPALEEIHENLVEEQVADPKDKDKKEESPVKEVAIEEKINDDIDWSNYLDEYNSPGRINFEAESKDTPRYEAFIASKESLSEHLLWQFLMTSPSRKEKKIGSLIIGNLNRDGYLEISVEEIARMSNSDTEKVENVLSRLQTFDPIGICARDLKECLLIQTKHFKIDDTLVTQIITDHLGHLEKRNYKAICKALKTSMENVIATVNIIQELEPKPGREFSDESPQYITPDIYVYKLENDFVVMLNDDGMPKLRVSSFYKKSISRGNKVTGEVEDYIQDKLRSAAWLIKSIHQRQKTIYRVMESILKFQRDFFEKGISHLKPMVLRDVAQDIDMHESTISRVTTNKYAYTPQGIFELKYFFNSSIRRVHGGTIASASVQEKIRQIIAGEDPKNPFSDDKISKLLKESHISIARRTVAKYREILKVLPSNRRKQI, from the coding sequence ATGGCACTTGAATTAAGACAGCAACTAAAATTAACCCAACAGCTCATCATGACTCCACAGCTCCAGATGGCAATAAAGCTTCTGCAGCTTTCAAGACAGGAGCTGGTGGATACAGTTCGCCAGGAGCTGGAGGAAAATCCTGCTCTTGAAGAGATCCATGAGAATCTAGTGGAAGAACAGGTCGCCGATCCAAAAGACAAAGACAAAAAAGAGGAATCCCCCGTAAAAGAAGTCGCCATAGAAGAAAAAATCAACGATGATATCGACTGGAGCAATTACCTTGATGAATACAATTCTCCCGGAAGAATCAATTTTGAAGCCGAAAGCAAAGATACGCCAAGATATGAAGCCTTCATCGCTTCAAAAGAATCTTTAAGCGAACATCTCCTCTGGCAGTTTCTGATGACATCCCCGTCAAGAAAAGAAAAAAAAATCGGCAGTCTTATTATCGGGAATCTTAATAGAGACGGATATCTGGAGATCTCCGTGGAAGAAATCGCCAGAATGAGTAACTCGGATACTGAAAAGGTTGAAAACGTTTTGTCCCGCTTACAAACATTTGACCCGATTGGGATATGCGCCAGAGACCTTAAAGAATGCCTGCTGATTCAGACCAAGCATTTTAAAATTGACGATACCCTGGTCACTCAAATCATTACAGACCATCTCGGTCATCTTGAAAAAAGAAATTACAAAGCCATATGCAAGGCTTTAAAAACAAGCATGGAAAACGTAATTGCTACGGTAAATATTATACAGGAACTGGAACCGAAACCCGGCCGAGAGTTTTCCGATGAAAGTCCGCAGTATATCACCCCCGATATTTATGTTTATAAACTGGAAAATGATTTCGTGGTGATGTTAAACGATGATGGCATGCCTAAACTTCGGGTGAGTTCCTTTTATAAAAAATCGATCAGCCGTGGAAACAAAGTCACCGGCGAAGTCGAAGATTATATTCAGGATAAGCTCCGTTCGGCTGCCTGGCTCATCAAAAGCATTCATCAGCGCCAAAAGACCATTTACCGGGTAATGGAAAGTATTCTAAAATTCCAGCGCGATTTTTTTGAAAAGGGAATATCACATTTAAAACCGATGGTACTCAGAGACGTTGCCCAGGACATAGATATGCATGAATCAACAATCAGCCGGGTGACTACCAACAAATATGCATATACTCCTCAGGGCATTTTTGAATTGAAATATTTCTTTAACAGTTCTATCAGGCGCGTTCATGGCGGTACAATCGCATCTGCCAGTGTTCAGGAAAAAATAAGGCAGATCATTGCCGGTGAAGATCCTAAAAATCCTTTCAGCGACGACAAAATCTCCAAACTATTAAAAGAGTCACACATCAGTATTGCAAGAAGAACTGTTGCGAAGTATCGGGAAATCCTCAAGGTGCTGCCATCTAACAGGCGCAAACAAATATAG
- the lptB gene encoding LPS export ABC transporter ATP-binding protein gives MATLLLKNLSKTYNGKQVVSSVTLTIESSTVVGLLGPNGAGKTTTFYLTIGLIKPDAGNVFLGEEDITSYPMYLRARRGVGYLPQETSIFRKLTVKQNILAILETLPISKTEQNDRADTLLEELGIKHLSTQKAIFLSGGEKRRLEISRALATNPSFILLDEPFAGIDPLAVVEIKKIIDHLKNRGIGVLISDHNVRETLGACDMAYILNEGKVIEFGTPEKITTSETARRIYLGDEFTL, from the coding sequence ATGGCGACATTGCTTCTAAAAAATCTGAGCAAAACCTATAATGGAAAACAGGTGGTAAGCTCCGTGACTTTAACTATTGAAAGCAGCACCGTGGTGGGTCTGCTAGGTCCAAACGGCGCGGGAAAAACCACCACCTTTTATCTGACTATCGGGTTGATCAAACCTGACGCGGGGAACGTCTTTCTGGGTGAAGAGGATATTACCAGTTATCCCATGTATTTAAGAGCTCGCAGGGGGGTCGGTTATCTGCCCCAGGAAACTTCAATATTTAGAAAACTGACCGTCAAACAAAATATCCTGGCAATCCTTGAGACCCTCCCCATTTCCAAAACTGAGCAAAATGACCGGGCCGATACACTCCTTGAAGAGCTGGGTATAAAACACCTTTCCACGCAAAAAGCCATTTTTTTATCCGGAGGTGAAAAGCGACGTCTTGAAATCTCACGCGCACTTGCGACTAACCCATCTTTCATTCTTCTTGATGAGCCTTTTGCAGGCATAGATCCCCTGGCGGTCGTAGAAATAAAAAAAATTATCGATCACCTTAAAAACCGTGGTATCGGTGTTCTCATTTCTGATCATAATGTTAGGGAAACTCTTGGCGCCTGTGATATGGCATATATACTGAACGAAGGGAAAGTGATTGAGTTTGGCACACCTGAAAAAATAACCACCAGCGAAACTGCTCGCAGGATTTATCTGGGAGACGAATTCACCTTATAA
- a CDS encoding LptA/OstA family protein: protein MRILQSNLARCLVWSVLYTAFLFQAPLITLMITRIGYADDRLPVDTEKNKQRIIHINADKLISNMEDGWAQFTGNVRVTGESLSMKSDSLKIYYNKLFKGKSKPAEAKEMIDKIIATGHVHIKSDELVAISSRAIYTKQTGTIMLSGHGSKVISGQNSIAGSQIILYMDKEGITVTGSGNKRVEAEFQGN from the coding sequence GTGAGAATTTTGCAATCTAATCTGGCCCGCTGCCTGGTATGGTCTGTTTTATACACCGCTTTTCTTTTTCAAGCCCCGTTGATCACCCTGATGATCACACGGATTGGATATGCGGATGATAGACTGCCGGTTGATACAGAAAAAAATAAGCAACGGATCATTCATATTAATGCGGACAAACTCATTTCCAACATGGAAGATGGCTGGGCTCAATTTACGGGAAATGTTAGGGTGACCGGTGAATCGTTAAGCATGAAATCCGACAGTCTTAAAATTTATTATAACAAACTATTTAAAGGAAAATCTAAACCGGCAGAAGCCAAAGAAATGATTGATAAAATCATCGCAACAGGCCATGTACATATAAAATCCGATGAACTGGTTGCCATATCTTCTCGGGCAATATATACTAAACAGACCGGCACCATCATGTTGTCGGGTCATGGTTCAAAAGTGATTAGCGGACAAAATTCTATTGCAGGATCACAAATAATCCTTTACATGGATAAAGAGGGTATTACAGTCACCGGTAGCGGCAACAAGCGTGTTGAAGCTGAGTTTCAAGGAAATTAG
- the lptC gene encoding LPS export ABC transporter periplasmic protein LptC — translation MSVIKHKNPKKLKIFLLAFMVIALTAVIAVFISERHLLENPETLISSLPVDANLSIGKIHQTSTKNGVKEFTLDAASAYYTATKKEVVLTDLSVTFFLKNEQEVFLTANKGILQTDSKNIEITGNVMVKNKSSRLFTEQLQYKHSGRQLLSKAPVKIVGDAYQLKADRMSFDLNTNQTVLEGRVEGAFSENFAI, via the coding sequence ATGTCTGTCATAAAACATAAAAATCCCAAAAAGCTGAAAATCTTTTTACTTGCATTTATGGTCATTGCGTTGACTGCTGTGATTGCTGTTTTTATTAGTGAGCGCCACTTGTTAGAAAATCCTGAAACGCTTATTTCTTCTCTTCCGGTGGATGCAAATCTTTCCATAGGCAAAATTCATCAAACATCAACAAAAAACGGAGTAAAAGAATTTACCCTTGACGCCGCTTCCGCCTATTATACTGCCACCAAAAAAGAGGTGGTTTTAACCGATTTATCCGTCACCTTTTTTCTTAAGAATGAGCAGGAAGTTTTTCTCACAGCAAATAAGGGAATTTTACAAACAGACTCAAAGAATATTGAAATTACAGGCAACGTGATGGTGAAAAATAAAAGCTCCAGACTTTTTACCGAACAATTACAATATAAACACAGCGGACGTCAACTTTTGTCAAAGGCTCCGGTTAAAATTGTGGGGGATGCATATCAGCTTAAAGCTGACAGGATGTCTTTTGATTTGAATACAAACCAGACAGTGCTTGAAGGGAGAGTAGAGGGCGCCTTCAGTGAGAATTTTGCAATCTAA
- a CDS encoding HAD-IIIA family hydrolase translates to MLENNLKKINLLLLDVDGVLTDGSIIYNDRGEEIKIFNVKDGLGIRLLIEAGIKVYIITGRKSDALKHRCKNLGIDHVFEGVTDKSSLLELIFKQTGSTSEETAFIGDDLMDLSIMNMVDTPIAVADAHHLVIKKASIVTTAKGGQGAVREISEAILKAKGLWEKIIKRYS, encoded by the coding sequence ATGCTTGAAAATAATTTAAAAAAAATTAATCTCCTGCTTCTCGATGTAGATGGTGTCCTCACCGATGGCAGTATCATATACAATGACCGAGGTGAGGAAATAAAGATATTCAACGTAAAAGACGGTCTCGGCATAAGACTTTTAATTGAGGCTGGAATAAAGGTTTACATTATCACCGGCAGAAAATCGGATGCCCTTAAACATCGCTGTAAAAATCTTGGCATTGACCATGTTTTCGAAGGAGTGACGGATAAGAGCTCTCTCCTTGAACTTATCTTTAAGCAGACAGGATCAACGTCTGAGGAAACGGCATTTATCGGTGACGACCTCATGGATCTCTCCATTATGAACATGGTGGACACTCCAATTGCAGTGGCCGATGCCCACCACTTGGTTATCAAAAAAGCATCGATAGTGACAACAGCCAAAGGAGGCCAGGGAGCTGTCAGAGAAATCAGCGAAGCCATACTCAAAGCAAAAGGACTGTGGGAAAAGATCATTAAACGGTATTCATAA
- the kdsA gene encoding 3-deoxy-8-phosphooctulonate synthase, with protein MNKIVKVQDLSIGQNAPLAFIMGPCVVEDYETTFEIASFLKELTDKLNIPFIFKASYDKANRTSIHSFRGPGIVDGLKILNDIKEKLGIMVLSDVHSISEVADAAQVLDVIQIPAFLCRQTDFIIEVSKAEKPVNIKKGQFLAPWDIVNVVEKVRSTGNGRILITERGAMFGYNNLVADFRSIKIMQDTAGPVIFDATHSIQLPGGAGKTSGGQREFAPVLAKAAVAAGADGIFMEVHKDPDKALCDGPNSLKLDDLEELLNRLKAIRKAISS; from the coding sequence ATGAACAAAATCGTTAAAGTACAAGACCTGTCCATAGGTCAAAACGCTCCTCTTGCGTTCATTATGGGGCCGTGCGTGGTAGAAGATTATGAAACGACGTTTGAGATCGCATCCTTTCTAAAGGAACTGACTGACAAGCTGAACATTCCCTTTATATTCAAAGCGTCCTATGATAAGGCCAACCGTACATCTATTCACTCTTTCAGAGGACCCGGAATTGTTGACGGCCTTAAAATTTTAAACGATATCAAGGAGAAACTGGGAATCATGGTACTTTCCGATGTCCACAGTATCAGTGAAGTTGCCGACGCAGCACAGGTTCTGGATGTCATACAAATTCCTGCATTTCTCTGCCGACAGACTGATTTCATCATAGAGGTCTCAAAAGCGGAAAAACCGGTAAATATTAAAAAAGGACAATTCCTCGCGCCATGGGATATTGTAAATGTAGTGGAGAAAGTTAGATCCACCGGCAATGGCCGGATACTGATTACCGAAAGGGGTGCAATGTTCGGATACAACAATCTGGTGGCGGACTTTCGCAGTATAAAGATCATGCAGGATACTGCTGGACCTGTCATTTTTGATGCAACCCATAGTATTCAGCTTCCAGGAGGAGCCGGGAAAACATCCGGGGGACAAAGGGAATTTGCTCCGGTACTGGCAAAAGCTGCAGTTGCTGCGGGAGCTGACGGCATTTTCATGGAAGTACATAAAGACCCTGACAAGGCTCTTTGTGATGGCCCCAATTCCCTGAAACTTGACGACCTTGAAGAACTGCTTAACCGCCTAAAGGCAATTAGAAAGGCCATAAGCAGCTAA